A single region of the Microbulbifer sp. MKSA007 genome encodes:
- a CDS encoding transposase, translating into MTQPRRSQISFDATPYYHCVSRCVRRAFLCGRDDQLGRDYEHRRQWIETGMQKLAATFALDIAAYAVMNNHYHVVLYIDAKTAKTWSDTEVILRWQELFKASNLAQRFIQGASLDCSEKNKLKELIELWRERLMDISWFMRCLNESIARQANAEDRCTGRFWEGRFKSQALLDERALAACMAYVDLNPIRADIAKTPEDSDHTSIQQRIRAVISGEQPKELLPFVGGERLNMPKGLSFQLDHYLALVDWSGRHLDPKKSGAISQNAPPILERLGISAKHWLYLNRNFESRFKGLVGSAEAVRQACIRLNKRWVHGIGDCQRFLSAAPH; encoded by the coding sequence ATGACTCAGCCTCGCCGCTCACAGATCTCATTTGATGCGACTCCGTACTATCACTGCGTCTCCCGCTGTGTACGCAGGGCGTTCCTTTGTGGAAGAGATGATCAATTGGGGAGGGATTATGAACACCGGCGCCAGTGGATTGAGACTGGGATGCAAAAGCTAGCTGCTACCTTTGCGCTGGATATCGCTGCCTATGCGGTAATGAATAATCACTACCATGTGGTGCTCTATATTGATGCTAAAACAGCCAAAACTTGGTCTGATACTGAGGTCATTCTCCGCTGGCAGGAGCTATTTAAAGCTTCTAATTTGGCTCAGCGCTTTATTCAGGGTGCCTCTCTGGATTGCAGTGAAAAGAACAAGCTTAAAGAGCTGATCGAGCTGTGGCGAGAGCGATTAATGGATATTAGTTGGTTTATGCGCTGCCTAAACGAATCTATTGCTCGCCAAGCCAATGCAGAAGACCGCTGTACTGGCCGCTTCTGGGAGGGCCGTTTCAAGTCTCAGGCGCTATTGGATGAGAGAGCTTTGGCGGCCTGCATGGCCTATGTCGATCTCAATCCTATCCGTGCCGATATTGCAAAGACCCCGGAGGACTCCGATCACACGTCCATTCAGCAGCGTATTCGCGCTGTGATCTCAGGTGAGCAGCCTAAAGAGCTACTACCGTTTGTGGGCGGCGAGCGCCTTAATATGCCGAAAGGGTTGTCCTTTCAATTGGATCACTATTTGGCGTTAGTAGACTGGAGTGGCCGGCATTTAGACCCCAAAAAGAGCGGTGCCATTTCTCAAAACGCGCCCCCTATCCTTGAGCGGTTGGGAATCTCAGCAAAACACTGGCTCTATCTTAATCGGAACTTTGAAAGCCGCTTTAAAGGCCTGGTGGGATCAGCAGAGGCCGTACGGCAGGCCTGTATTCGGCTCAATAAACGCTGGGTACATGGCATAGGCGACTGCCAGCGTTTCCTATCTGCAGCGCCCCACTAA